The Streptomyces seoulensis genome contains a region encoding:
- a CDS encoding alpha/beta hydrolase: protein MGQQATTPVRTARLGKAVGPVPTSVSGAVLLLPGGDETSTRRPSPLLPGTLVRALARSLARAGQAEGLAVHPVHYRYRGWNGTEAHLAADAAWAADEVVRRYGDVPVCLVGLDMGGRAALGAGGHEAVNSVVAIAPWLPEEGGEADEPVKQLVGRRVLIAHGTNDERCDPELSFRLAARAKKVNREVCRFEVHSDGHGLHQHRDEVLALTVDFTLGALFGQPLSRPVEDALAAPPPIGLRMPLASGFGKSLRR, encoded by the coding sequence ATGGGACAGCAAGCGACGACGCCGGTCCGGACGGCCAGGCTGGGAAAGGCGGTCGGCCCCGTGCCGACCTCGGTGAGCGGAGCGGTGCTGCTGCTCCCCGGCGGGGACGAGACATCCACCCGCCGCCCGTCCCCGCTCCTGCCCGGCACCCTCGTCCGCGCCCTGGCCCGCAGCCTGGCCCGCGCGGGCCAGGCGGAGGGGCTCGCCGTCCACCCGGTGCACTACCGCTACCGCGGCTGGAACGGCACGGAGGCCCACCTCGCGGCGGACGCCGCCTGGGCCGCGGACGAGGTGGTCCGGCGGTACGGGGACGTGCCGGTGTGCCTGGTGGGGCTGGACATGGGCGGCCGGGCCGCGCTGGGCGCCGGGGGCCATGAGGCGGTCAACTCCGTGGTGGCCATAGCCCCCTGGCTGCCGGAGGAGGGCGGGGAGGCCGACGAGCCGGTCAAGCAGTTGGTGGGGCGCCGGGTGCTGATCGCGCACGGCACGAACGACGAACGGTGCGATCCGGAGCTGTCGTTCCGGCTGGCGGCCCGCGCGAAGAAGGTGAACCGGGAGGTCTGCCGCTTCGAGGTCCACTCCGACGGACACGGGCTGCACCAGCACCGGGACGAAGTCCTCGCCCTGACCGTGGACTTCACCCTGGGCGCCCTCTTCGGCCAGCCGCTCTCCCGCCCGGTGGAGGACGCCCTCGCGGCACCACCGCCGATAGGGCTGCGCATGCCGCTGGCGTCGGGGTTCGGGAAGTCGCTGCGCAGGTAG
- a CDS encoding LysR family transcriptional regulator, with the protein MEHQQRSRPRLSPSGDTEDMALLLAPRLAYFAGVARTEHVTRAAHEMNVPQSTLSRAMVRLEQDLGVDLFARHGRTVSLTPAGRTFLGSVERALAEVERAAEEVRADADPATGKVAFGFLHTMGAETVPGLLQAFRADHPRIRFSLVQNYGEAMLERLRAGELDLCLTSPVPDAPDLVARRLDEQKLRLVVPADHRLAGRRRIRLAEAADETFVTLEPGYGLRRITDDLCREAGFRPKVAFEGEETETLRGLVAAGLGVALLPPPTVPRPGVVELTVTAPRAVREIGVAWLADRPDTPPVAAFKKFLLSRRGNLLPS; encoded by the coding sequence ATGGAGCATCAGCAGAGGTCACGGCCGCGGCTGTCACCATCCGGTGACACAGAAGACATGGCGCTGCTGCTCGCGCCCCGCCTCGCCTACTTCGCCGGGGTGGCCCGCACCGAGCACGTCACCCGGGCCGCGCACGAGATGAACGTGCCGCAGTCCACCCTCTCCCGCGCGATGGTCCGGCTGGAGCAGGACCTCGGGGTGGACCTGTTCGCCCGGCACGGCCGCACGGTCTCCCTGACCCCGGCCGGCCGCACCTTCCTCGGCTCGGTGGAGCGCGCGCTCGCCGAGGTCGAGCGGGCCGCGGAGGAGGTGCGCGCCGACGCCGACCCCGCCACCGGCAAGGTCGCCTTCGGCTTCCTGCACACCATGGGCGCCGAGACCGTACCCGGTCTGCTGCAGGCGTTCCGCGCCGACCATCCGCGCATCCGCTTCAGCCTGGTGCAGAACTACGGCGAGGCCATGCTGGAGCGGCTGCGGGCGGGCGAGCTGGACCTGTGCCTGACCTCTCCGGTGCCGGACGCCCCGGATCTGGTCGCCCGGCGGCTGGACGAGCAGAAGCTCCGCCTGGTCGTCCCGGCCGACCACCGGCTGGCCGGCCGCCGCCGCATCCGGCTCGCCGAGGCGGCCGACGAGACCTTCGTGACCCTGGAGCCCGGCTACGGCCTGCGCCGCATCACCGACGACCTGTGCCGCGAGGCGGGCTTCCGGCCGAAGGTGGCCTTCGAGGGGGAGGAGACGGAGACCCTGCGCGGCCTGGTCGCCGCCGGTCTCGGTGTCGCCCTGCTGCCGCCGCCCACCGTGCCCCGGCCGGGTGTGGTGGAGCTGACGGTGACCGCGCCGAGGGCCGTCCGCGAGATCGGCGTCGCCTGGCTGGCCGACCGTCCGGACACCCCGCCGGTGGCCGCGTTCAAGAAGTTCCTCCTCTCCAGGAGGGGGAACCTGCTGCCCTCCTGA
- a CDS encoding MFS transporter produces the protein MSPASTEASIRVDARTPVPASETSETPAPADSRLTPGGPGYRRMSFALFLAGVATFALLYSTQALLPLISEDYGVAAGEASWTVAAATGGLALFVLPMSALSERFGRRTVMTASLMVAVGVGLLVPFAPSIGALVALRAVQGAALAGLPASATAYLAEEVRPKALVTAIGLFVAGNSVGGMSGRVITGWVAQEWGWRIAVAVIGVVAVGCAVAFRLLLPAPRHFEAGSLRPRVLARAVRDHLSSPLLRRLYAIGALFMTVFGGVYTVIGYRLTEAPFSLPQGIIGSIFLVYLVGTVSASSAGRLVGRLGRRGALYTAGGTTAAGLLLSLAPTLPLVLLGLVLITAGFFAGHAVASSAVGKTATHGRAQATALYQSAYYIGSSAGSTIGALAFHSGGWAGTVGVGLLAILGVVAITALGTLAARTASRREAAPAH, from the coding sequence ATGTCTCCCGCCAGTACCGAGGCGTCCATCCGCGTGGACGCCCGCACGCCCGTCCCCGCCTCCGAGACCTCCGAGACCCCCGCCCCGGCCGACTCACGGCTGACACCCGGCGGCCCCGGCTACCGCCGGATGAGCTTCGCCCTCTTCCTCGCGGGCGTGGCGACCTTCGCGCTGCTGTACTCCACCCAGGCCCTGCTGCCGCTGATCTCCGAGGACTACGGGGTCGCGGCCGGCGAGGCGAGCTGGACCGTGGCGGCCGCGACCGGCGGGCTGGCGCTGTTCGTGCTGCCGATGAGCGCGCTGTCGGAGCGGTTCGGCCGCCGGACCGTGATGACGGCGTCCCTGATGGTCGCGGTCGGCGTCGGTCTGCTGGTGCCGTTCGCGCCGTCCATCGGCGCGCTGGTCGCGCTGCGGGCCGTACAGGGCGCCGCGCTGGCCGGGCTGCCCGCCTCCGCCACGGCATATCTGGCCGAGGAGGTCCGGCCGAAGGCGCTGGTCACGGCCATCGGCCTGTTCGTCGCGGGCAACAGCGTCGGCGGCATGAGCGGCCGGGTGATCACCGGCTGGGTCGCGCAGGAGTGGGGCTGGCGCATCGCCGTCGCCGTCATCGGCGTGGTCGCGGTGGGCTGCGCGGTGGCGTTCCGGCTGCTGCTGCCCGCGCCCCGGCACTTCGAGGCGGGCTCGCTGCGCCCCCGGGTGCTGGCCCGCGCGGTCCGCGACCACCTCTCCTCACCGCTGCTGCGTCGCCTGTACGCGATCGGCGCGCTGTTCATGACGGTGTTCGGCGGGGTGTACACGGTGATCGGCTACCGCCTGACCGAGGCGCCGTTCTCCCTCCCACAGGGCATCATCGGCTCGATCTTCCTGGTGTACCTGGTCGGCACGGTCTCCGCGTCGTCCGCGGGCCGTCTGGTGGGCCGGCTCGGCCGCCGGGGCGCGCTGTACACGGCGGGCGGCACGACCGCAGCGGGCCTGCTGCTGTCGCTGGCGCCGACCCTGCCGCTGGTCCTGCTCGGCCTGGTGCTGATCACGGCCGGTTTCTTCGCGGGCCACGCGGTCGCCTCCTCGGCGGTCGGCAAGACGGCCACGCACGGCCGCGCCCAGGCCACGGCGCTGTACCAGTCGGCGTACTACATCGGCTCCAGCGCGGGCAGCACGATCGGCGCGCTCGCCTTCCACTCCGGCGGCTGGGCGGGCACGGTCGGCGTCGGCCTGCTCGCGATCCTGGGCGTCGTCGCCATCACCGCGCTGGGCACCCTCGCGGCCCGCACCGCGTCGCGCCGGGAAGCGGCACCGGCGCACTGA